Part of the Kiritimatiellia bacterium genome, TCGCTCGGCGAATGGATGCGCACGGATCGGCGCCGATTTCGACGTGAGGTCCAGATGATATTTCAGGATCCCTACGGGTCGCTCAATCCGCGGATGACGGTTCGACAGGCCCTTCGGGAAGCCTTGCGCGTCCACCGCGTATCGGCTGCCCCTAGCGAGGAGGATCCTGTGGATCGGTTGCTGCGGCAGGTCGGACTGGACGCCTCCTACGGCGATCGATTCCCTTTCGAACTCAGCGGGGGCCAACGTCAGCGGGTTGGCATTGCTCGGGCGCTTGCGGTGAGGCCGGAACTGTTGATTGCTGACGAGCCCGTGTCGGCTTTGGATGTGTCGGTCCAGGCGCATGTGCTGAATTTGTTGCTGGACCTGCACCGGGCGGGCGGTCTCACGTTGCTTCTTGTGGCCCATGATTTGGCGGCCGTGCGTTACGTCTGCCGGCGGATCGTCGTCCTGCATCGGGGCCGAATAGTTGAGGATGGCCCCGTCGAAAGGCTTTTTGAAAATCCCGGCCACCCCCATACCCGCGAGCTGTTGCAAGCGGTGCCTGATTTGGCGTGACCGCCGTCAACGGCAACCGCTCATGCGCTCTGGATCATTTCCGCGGCTACGATACAGATGTCGTCCGAAACGCCCGTCCTGGCGGCAGCCTGGGCGCGAGTGAACACATCGTTGATGATCGCATCCGGTTGCAGCCCGAAATAGCGGTTGATTTGTTCACAGAGCTCAATTTCGGGAGTGATGGCCCCCTCCCTCGCCGCCTGATATTCCAGCAAGCCGTCAGAGTACACCATCAGGAGGCTGCCTAGCGGCATCACTTCCTCGCATTCGGCGTAGACGGTGTTGGGCTGAAGGCCGAGGCCGGGTTCCTTCGAGCGGCTGTCATACAGCGCGCGCGCCTTCCCGAAATTCGGGTCGATCAATATGGGAGAGGGGTGTCCGGCGCAGGCATAACGGAGGGTATTCTGGCTCACATCGATCACTCCGCAGAAGGCGGTAGCGAAACGAAGAATTTCGGGTTCGGAAAAGAGGGAATGCACGCGTCGATTGAGGGTGGTCAAAATTCCGGCCGGAGGCGTCTCGGCGCGGACCATCTGGCCTACCCACACGCGGAGGATGGCCGCAATGAGGGCGGCTGATATGCCGTGGCCCATCACATCGCAGAGGAAGATGATCGCGGATTGCGAATTGTAGGAGGCGACAACGAAGAAATCGCCGCTCAGTTGTTCGGCGGCGGAATATCGGTAGTGGAATCGCAAACGAGGCGGTCCATTTCTTTCGGGAAACGTCTCGAGCCGATTGGCGGACAACGCGCTCATCACATCGCTGGCGAGGGCAAGCTCTTCGCGGTACCGCTCATTCACCTTTCGAAGTTCCTCAACGGCCCTCGCTAGCTTTTCCCGCTGAAGATATTGTTCGGTGACGTCCCTCGATACGCCGAAGGTGCCGATAATTCGCCTGTTTTCGTCCCGGATTGGCAATTTGGTTGTGGAAACCCAGGTCCGCCGGCCATCCGGCCACGTTTCCATTTCGATTTTTCCGATGATGGGGATCCCGGTGGCCATCACGCGGGCCTCGTCTTGAAAAGCTTCGCGGGCATGCTCCTCCGTGAAGAAATCAAAATCGGTCTTCCCAATTGCCTGGGCCGGGTCATCGAGGCCGAACCACCGCGCCAGGGCGCTGTTGATGCGGATGAAACGGCTTTTCTCGTCTTTGAAATAGATGTGGTCTGTATGGCTGTCCATCAACAGTCGAAGCATTTCGCTGTCGGACAGACCGGAGCGTGGGGGCGAACCCGAATCCGTCATACTGCCACTATATCCGGCAACAGGGGGATTGAAAAGGGCTGTGCGGGATAAGGGCGAAAAGACCGCCGTCGGCTCACAACGGTTGATGTACGACGATGTCGGCCTTTTCCTTCAATTCATTGATGTATTGTTGAATGATTCCCGATGCCTTCTGGCCGCGCAGAAATGCGGCGATGTTTGTACGGACCTCGTCCAATGTAAGTTCTCGCGCTGGTTCGCGGCCTTCAACCCGGATGATGTGAAAGCCGAAGCGGGTTTCGACAATATCTCCGATTTCACCGATAGGCTGAGTGAACGACGCCTCTTCGAATTCCGGAACCATTTGACCGCGCGGGAAAGTGTAAACGCCACCGGTTTCCCGACTGCCCGGATCATCCGTTTCCTTGCGCACCAATTCGGCAAAATCCTCGCCGGCAATCAGTCGTTCCCGCAATTGCTCCGCCTTCTTGCGTTGCTCCTCCCGGTCCTGCCCCTCTCGGACGGCCACAAGAAGGTGGCGGGCTGTTGCGAGTTCCGGTCGTTGGAACTGTTCGGAATTGTCCTCATAAAATTGGCGGATTTCTTCCTCGCTGA contains:
- a CDS encoding ATP-binding cassette domain-containing protein — protein: MSLLAGDTEMSGEGPLVSLRGVSVRYHARGRSLLALEDVNFDIWRGECVGLVGGSGSGKTTLARLLVGLVRPESGSVTIAGRSLGEWMRTDRRRFRREVQMIFQDPYGSLNPRMTVRQALREALRVHRVSAAPSEEDPVDRLLRQVGLDASYGDRFPFELSGGQRQRVGIARALAVRPELLIADEPVSALDVSVQAHVLNLLLDLHRAGGLTLLLVAHDLAAVRYVCRRIVVLHRGRIVEDGPVERLFENPGHPHTRELLQAVPDLA
- a CDS encoding SpoIIE family protein phosphatase, whose amino-acid sequence is MTDSGSPPRSGLSDSEMLRLLMDSHTDHIYFKDEKSRFIRINSALARWFGLDDPAQAIGKTDFDFFTEEHAREAFQDEARVMATGIPIIGKIEMETWPDGRRTWVSTTKLPIRDENRRIIGTFGVSRDVTEQYLQREKLARAVEELRKVNERYREELALASDVMSALSANRLETFPERNGPPRLRFHYRYSAAEQLSGDFFVVASYNSQSAIIFLCDVMGHGISAALIAAILRVWVGQMVRAETPPAGILTTLNRRVHSLFSEPEILRFATAFCGVIDVSQNTLRYACAGHPSPILIDPNFGKARALYDSRSKEPGLGLQPNTVYAECEEVMPLGSLLMVYSDGLLEYQAAREGAITPEIELCEQINRYFGLQPDAIINDVFTRAQAAARTGVSDDICIVAAEMIQSA